Within Desulfovibrio litoralis DSM 11393, the genomic segment AAATTTTGAATTTTTGTGGCAAAAGACCAAGGATAGAGTTCAAGTAACTCGCTTTTTGTTCCGAAATAATGAGTGGAACAAAGTTCGGCTTCTCTCAAATCTTGTTTTAAGTCTGAGATTTCTCCGGCTCCAAGATAGCGTAGGGCTTTATTGCAAAGTTCAACAACTCCTGCTTCATATCCGAGTGCGGGTAAAGTTTCTTGTGTGGTAGACATAATTAAGATACCTTTTGGTTATAAGCAGGTGCGTTTATTCACCTGCTTATAACTTTAGTTTTTTAGTTCAGCGTTATTAAATATTAACTTTAATCTTAACCTTATTTTATATAATAGTATTAAAATTAAGGTAGATAGTTAAAGGCAATGTCAACATTTCCGGTTGCGGCTGTGTCATCTGTGCTGATAAAAACCTTAATATAAGTGCGTGCATCACTGGGGATAGGAAGTCTGGCTATTTCTTCACCAATATTCCATGTTCTGCTGCTTGCCCCCATAGTGCGTTTAAAGCTGACTGGTAATGCGGTAAAACTAATTCCATCAGCACTGTCTTCCACGCGTATTGAAATACTTTTATTGGCGTTTAAAACAACGTTTTGAGCCGCACTCATCATTATTTCGGCAGAGCCAAGGGCAGACGCATTTTTACTTACACCTTGATTTCCGACGCTTTCTGTGTTTTTAGGAACGGCTTGATTTTTTGCTAAATATTCATCATGTACTCGTAAAGTGTGTCCGTACATATTTTTTCCTTTTAATATTTTACTTTAAGGTTTGTTTTTTATTAAAATTAAGATGGTTATCTTGTTTTATAGAGTAACGGCTTTTTCCGCATTATCCAAAAAGTTGTAAGAAGTAACGATTTCAATGCCGTTCCAATGTGTAATCATACGATCAACATCTTTGCTTCCTGAGCTGATATGCAAGGAATCTGCTTTATATTTGCAGAGCATATTTCTTGTTTTTTCATGCATAAACAAATAAGTTGACCCCGGGGTGGCTCTAACTTCGGCTAACATATCGTCAATCATGGTAGCGGTTGGGATACTGCTTGCAGTTATGTTTACCAAAGCGGAAACAGAATTTTTATTGCCAATTTGTATGCCCAAATAAGACTTTAAACGTAAGCCGTAGACCAAAACACCGTTTCTGGCAGGATTCGTACTTTTATATAAATCTCCGCCATTTAAAGATTGGGTATTTAACAAAGTTCCTTGATTAAAACATTGTGGACCATATAGCCCGCAAGTTTCACCGGAAACAAAGCGTACTGCCAATATAGAGTTTCCAAGACCTGTACCGCCGGCAGAAAAAGCTTTTTTGTTTTGCACGGCAAAAGCACGGAAATTATCATAAATAATACGTTGTTCCGCACTCATGCCAGATTTGCGAATAATTTTTGGCAGTTTTTTTGAAAAATAAGCTTCTTTTCCGCCAAATAAATTTGCAGTATCTTCGGGACATTCGATTTCTCCGCCTAAAATAGCTAAATCAACCTTTTTCAACGTGCTGGAAAGTTCAAGTTCGGGTAAAGGGGCGTTCATTTCTACCCAGCCAGCACCCGTAATATCTTCCACATCTTCATACATATTCCAAAGATCATGACTTGCGGGTTCAAAAGGAATAACACCCAAAATAGGGGCTTCTTCGGTTAATTGATCTACTTGTTGTGGTTGTTTGCGAGCAAAACGGGTCGCTAAATTTTTTAAAGTTTCTCCCATGAAAATGTCCTCTTTTTTGTTAAAGTGTTACTTTAAATGTTGATTATTTATTTGTATTATTAAATACTTCTGTGCGTAAAAACTCTTCTGTTGACATAGGGCGAAATAAATCTGAACCTGTGTTATTTAATCCTAAACTGTCTTCAGACAATGATTCGCCGACTAAAGCCATAAGTTCTGCAAACACGGGGTTATTCCCAAGACCGGCAGCTAAAAGAGCGGCAAGTCTTCCGCCTAAGCGTTTATCCATGACATGAGCGGCATGCCTGGCAAGATTTAAACGCCTTTGAAAATTGCCTTGCCAAAGTTGACGTAAAATAGCTTCACAGTGATCAGCACCCTCACGATTGGCTAGTTTTTGTTCGGCTAAATAAAAATCAATAGCCTGTTGAGCCAACTCAGGGGAAAGACCATTGTTAAAACAAAACTCGCAATATCTTTCTAAAATTCCCTTATCCACCTGATTTAAACAGTCAGCATTATTAAAACGCAGTTGATATTCATCACGTTTGCGTTTTGCCTCTTGTTGTGCTTCGTTGTCTGTAATATTTTGCATCAAAGTTGATGAAAGCATGCTTGTATGGCTTTCATCTTGTGAGGTTTGAGCTTTTGGCTCTTGATTTTTCGTCAAAACAACGGGCGGAACTATACTGCCTGTTGATTGAGCTGTTTGTTGCGTTAATGGTTTTTGTTCCATTCTTTTAACTCCTTTAAGTGTATAACCGGTTAATTTTTAATACTTAACCAATTGTTTATGGGCGAATGCTTAGACCTGCTTATAAAGTTAACTTTAAAGCAGTTTATTTTGTGCTTAATGTTAAAGCAGTGCTTTAACGTTGGGCTTGGGCTTGAGGTTTAATAAAAAGGTATTTAGCTGTATTTTAATGATTAATTAATGAATATGTTTTTAGTAATAATACTTTTTAGCTTTCATCTCTTTATTCAGAACGCATAAATTCTTGACTGAGTTCTTTTGATTCTAAAAGGTTTAAACGCACTAAAGCCAATGGGTTTGCTAAACTGATTTCAGCACGACGTTCAAGACAATAGTTTAATAACCCGAGTTGTGAATTTGTTTCCGTGTAATTTTGTGGGCAAGTATGTTGAGTTAAACTGAGCGGATAACCGTTCCACGCCGTAGCAAGCCAACGCTTTAAAACTCTTTCACCCGCTCCGTTTGGCATATTTAAAACGAGGCGTAAATCTTCTAAATATCTTATTAATTCCAGTTGAGTTTTACTGTTTTCTGTTGCGTCTTCGGGGTTTGACCAAAACAAAGAAGAGATTCCCGTGTTTTGAGTTGTTCCTTTTGTGGGCATAAGTTTGGCAGGATTCCAATTTTGTGCTTCGTCCAGTAAAGACTTTAACTTTGCATCTAAGGTATCATGGCTTGTTTTATGGTTTTCTTGAGTTAAGTCTCTGTTATCTTTGTCTGTTTTTTCTTTTATGTTGAGTGTATTTTTTATTAGTTTCATTTTACTTCTCTGGTTTTATCTTTGTCTTTGTTTTGAGATTCGGAATTTGTTGAATTATTCATTTCTTTAAACATATTATCTAAAACTTTATCTAAAAATGGGGTGAGTTTTTTGTTGAATAAACCTGAGAGTTCTTTTTCAAAAATAGCTTTGGTGCTTTGTTCTTGTTGTTTTTGGCGAATATTTTTTAATTCGTCATTTGAATTGACCATGCTTGCAGGAACTCCGGCGAGATTTGCCAATTCGTCAATAGCTTGTTCAAAATTAAGCTTTTCCAAAACAGTAGGCGAAAGACCGGCAAGGCTCGCCACATCAGCGGTTAAACGCCGAATACTGTTGGCTGTTCCAATTTTTTGGGCTTGAGCCAGGCTTGAAACAAATTCAATCTTTAACGGAACATCAATCAGTTCTTTTGGCATTTCCGGTAAAGCTCCGGATCTTTGTAAAATTCCAAACGCCCGCGTAATTAATGGCGATAAAATTTCGCTTTGATGCCTTTCCACCACAGGTCCGAGTAAAAGCAATTTTTCGTTGCTACGTTCCAAAACTTCAGTCGCAGTAAGATTATTGAGCTTTCCACCAGCAAACATCAGGAATAAATCGTTAAATAACCCTTCTTTGATTGATTGGCGTACGTCTTCTATTTTACTTGAAAGGGCGTTTAAATTAGGGTGAATTTGATACAAAGGAGCGATAGCATCACTTTGTCCGGGGGTTACAAAATTAACCGCTCCCGGAATTAAAGATAAACGCTGTTTAAAACCCAGTGGAACACGCATGGGCGGATTAACCATTTTATGAACCGCCAATAGTTGGCTTTTATTCATTTCTTGCAACATGCGAATATCCGGCAAGGTATCAAGACCCGGTGAGCGTCCATAAATTTCTCCGCTTATAACTTCCCACCTTGCACATAAATGTGGAAACTCGGAAAAACCTCCCTCATGCAAGAGTTCAGTGGCACTGTTATCAACCTCAAACAGAATAGACGCATAGGGCAAGTTTGCGTGATCGATAAAGTTTGGTTTGCGTTGATGTCTTGGTTCTACTAAGTGAACAAGTTCTATGCTTTGGCTTGCATCTTTAGAAAGTAGTTTTTGGGCGTTGCTTGAAAGGCGAGAGACTCCAAAGCGAGAAGCCAAAACAGAAAGTGGAACTTTTATGTGTCTTGCGACGCTTGTAATACGTCCATTTTCACCGATACCCCAACTGTATTCCCCCGCACTCAAACATTCAAAACGAAAATTATATTCAGGACAAGCTTCCATATAAAGATTGGCAGAACCAAAAACCGCCAGTTCCGTATATAAACTATGAATTGCAGAATAAAAATTAGAACGGGCAAGTGAGGCATATATACGATTTTCAACTTCATCAAGCCAACGTCTTATTGGGCCTGAGTTATGAGTTTCGTTGGCGAAACTGCGTAGGCGAAACCAAGGGCGAGCCGGGCTACTTAAGCCACTTTGCATGCCTGAGGCTAAAATGCGTACGGCTCGAATCGCCGTTGCATCAAAAATATTTTTTGAACTGCTGTTGCTTTTTAGAGTGTCATATTGAGAGGTCAAATTTTTTGCCCCACGTCCCGGAGCTAAATATTTTGCCAACTCACCCCAAACCTCATTCATGGGTTGGCGATGTTGCTCTAATAAATTAACTCTGGCTTTAGCTTTTTCTAGGGTTGTTTGTTTCATACTGTTATCCTGTTGTTTTATATGGTTTTTAAACCGATAAAATTAATTTCTGCCTCCATATTTATTGCTTGCTGAAATTGTTTGATTTCTTTATCCTGTATTCAGAATATAAAAATCACCAAATTGTTCTGCATAAAAGATGCGTTCAATGTGATTGCTTTATACATGGGCTTTTTGAGGAAAAAGGGCAAAGACGGCTCTTAAGATGGCGATCGATATGTTCCAAGCCTGTCTTGTCAGTGTGGTATTACTTTTAAAAAGGGTCTTTTTATGTTTAAACATATTTTATTGTCCGCAATTTTGCTTATGCTTGTTGGGTGTAATGCGAAGAATGTTGATCAGGTTGAGCTTGGCGTAAAAGATCAACCCACAAACAACAACACGGTGCAGACAACTGATGCTGTGCGTTTGCAAAATATGTTTTTATTAAACAGCGGGCGTAAAACAGTTTATATTCACGATTCAGAGTTTGTGGCTTCGCTTTATTTGCGTTTTTCTATTTACGGGCAAACCACTAAATTAAATTCAGTAACTCTAAGCGAGCCTGAAACAACACCAAGTAAAGTGTCGGCACAAACTGTCGCTAAACAAAAAGCTCTTGCAACAACAACGAATGAAAGCCCAAAGACAACCGCAATACCTCATGTAAACGACAAAGAGTTGGTTTTTAAACACTTTCATATTATACACGGTGCGTTTTCGGCTTTTGAACGTATGCGTTTTGCCATTGCTTCAAGACCAGAGAACACAGACCTTAGATTAAATACGCAAAAGCGGTCTCAAGGTTGGTCAGTAGAGCGGATAAATACGGTTTTAAGCGAAAAAGATTGGTTTAGTGCCGTATGGATTACGCATGGAAAAGAAGTTCCGGCAAAATGGTTGGCAAAAAAATATATATTTAGTATTCCAAATCGCAAAAGACGAGTGATTTATGAATACAGAGAGTTTTACCCTGAGTGTATGCCTGTTTTTGATGCTCANNNNNNNNNNNNNNNNNNNNNNNNNNNNNNNNNNNNNNNNNNNNNNNNNNNNNNNNNNNNNNNNNNNNNNNNNNNNNNNNNNNNNNNNNNNNNNNNNNNNNNNNNNNNNNNNNNNNNNNNNNNNNNNNNNNNNNNNNNNNNNNNNNNNNNNNNNNNNNNNNNNNNNNNNNNNNNNNNNNNNNNNNNNNNNNNNNNNNNNNNNNNNNNNNNNNNNNNNNNNNNNNNNNNNNNNNNNNNNNNNNNNNNNNNNNNNNNNNNNNNNNNNNNNNNNNNNNNNNNNNNNNNNNNNNNNNNNNNNNNNNNNNNNNNNNNNNNNNNNNNNNNNNNNNNNNNNNNNNNNNNNNNNNNNNNNNNNNNNNNNNNNNNNNNNNNNNNNNNNNNNNNNNNNNNTAGAAATATTTACGCCTCAATCAACTCAAACTATTCCTTTTAATACAAATATATTAGGTTCTTTTGAGAGAATAGACAAAGACGATACCTTATTTTAAGGCGTGTTTTTTTGCGTAAAGAAAGTTATAATTGTTTTAAGCGTTGCGGTAGGCTGTTATCTAAGGTTACGCTAAAACTTTTAAAAACTTTGTTTATTCTGGCTGTTCCTGGAGTAGCTTTTTTCATTGGTTTAATATCTTTTGCCAATGCACAAATTATATTTGCTTTAGAATCTGTGTTTTGCCAACTTTTTAGACCAACTAAAACCCCGGCTTCTTCCAAACTTTTCTGAGGCACAATATCGCCCCCATGTTTACGTCTTAAGATAAGGTGAGCACTTTGTCCTATTTCACTATGAAGCCAATAATCGTGGGCTAAAGCGATACGCATTAATTCGTGATTGCCTTTTGCACTTTTCCCTAAAAGCAGGACATAGCCGTCTGAGCTGATGAACGTAGAATATAGTTTATTTTCTGTGGTTTTGGGTTGTGAATTTTGCAGTGAATCATTTGATTCTTCAGGTGTTTCTTGTACATATTTTGTTTGACTGCTGACGTTTTCGAGTTCTTTTAAAGACTGTTCAAACTCTTTTTTGACCAATTCTTTTCTTTGAATAAGATAACGTAAACCTCTTTCACCTCGATCAGCTTGTTTGAAAAAGGCTTCCATATTTTCTAAAAGAGTAAGTTTAGGATTGAGTTCAACAATAATATTTTTTTGATTATCCAAAGATTGTACAGTTATTTGGGGCAATTTTTCTTCTTTATTGAAACGATAAAGTTCGGCTTTTATTAAAAGAGCTTTTTCTTTTTCAGCAAACATATTTAAAAGTCGCTCTTCCTCAAAGTCTAATTTTTGCATCAGCTTTTTAAACTTTTTTTGTGCGGTTTTAATCGGTTTTGCTTGTTCATTTCCCAGTTTAGCCCCAATATTTTCCAAGAGTCTTTGTTCGGAAAAATCTTGTACGGCATTTAAACAAGGATATTTACACGTTTCAAATGAAATTTGTTCAAAATTTTTGCTTTCTTCCTTTTCTAAAGCCCATGCAGATAAAACAGCGATGTTTTTGGGTTGTGCTAGATTTTCGGGATTATTGGCAAGGGTGATATTTTTATTTCTATAAACAAAAATATCACCATTTGTGTCTTCTAGGTCTATCAATAAGGCTTTTGCATCTAAAATATCCATATAAGACATTGTATTACGCAAAGCAGGCGTCAAAACAGGATAACGCTCCCAACTTGCAATATTGGAAACTAATTCATTTTGTTGAGAACTTGCTGTTTTGTCTATAGAATTTTTTAATAGCTGTTCTAATATCGCAGTATCGGGGAAAAGAGGCGGTGTAAAAAATTCTTCGTCAAGTTCTTTTAAAAGTTTAACGCCGTTTTTTAGATCAAACAAAAGCCAACAAGGTGGATTTTTTTCTTGGCTTAATATATCTTGTGAAGCTGTAAACGGAAAAGCCATTTGGCGTTTTACCCAGTTTATTTTTGCTTCGCCAAGCTTGCGATCTTGGACATATTTTCTTAAACGCATGACAAAAGCAGGAGGAACAGGAGGATTGGGTAGGGCAATTGAGGAGAGAAAAAGTAGTGGTTCTTTGCGTTCAAATCGAAAATAAAGCTTCCATTTTCTTTGGTCTTTAAATTCGTATGGTAAAAAAAGTTGAAAGCTTAAAGTATTAAGAGCGGGGGCATATATTTTTTCAATTCTGGCACCGTTAAGCAGTTCTTTTAATTCGTCTGCCAGTTTTCTAAAAAAGTGAGCGTCCATTTTTAAGATAATGTTAAAGGTCGTTTTGTTGGTTTTCGCTTTCTTCTTGCTTGCTTTTACAGTTTATACAAAGCTTTGTTACGGGGCGGGCTTTAAGTCTTGGAATTCCAACCTCTTCTCCGCAGTCTTCACAGACTCCAAAAGAACCATCATCAAGACGCTGTATGGCTTCTTTAATTTTTTTTATTAATCTGCGTTCACGATCACGAATTCTAAGAGTAAAAGCACGATCAGATTCCATGGTTGCTCTATCCGCCGGGTCGGCAAATACTTCAGCGTTGTCAGTCATCTCTTCTATAGTGCTGTCGCCTTTATTTTGAGCTTCTTCAATCATTCCGGTTAACAGATTGCGAAAATATTCAAGGTCTTTATGATCCATTTTAAGCTCCAGTATCTTTAAAATATTAGCAGTTTTAAAGATGTTTAGAATGATACCAAAATGTTAATATTCTTATATTCAAGAATCGACTCAGCCGTTAAATGTATAGTTGGTGTGTATAACAAATTTATTATTATTTAATCAAGTTTTTTTATAAATTAAGATTAAACTAAAAAAGTTATAAAAATCATATAGTTTTATTGATATTGTTTTTTTGTTTGTTGCATATTTTATTTCCTTGTATTAAAATAACAATATGAGAGATTATTATATAATAGGTTCATAGTGGCTTCCGACTGGAAAACACACCAAAAATTAAGGATAGAGAAAATTTATTTTTTGTGTAAAATAAGTGGTTTTGTGTTTTAATATATTTTATCGATGTGTAAACAAAGCGTAAAATGATGACAAAAGAACGCAAAACTGAATTTTGCAAGAGTCTTAACATAATAAAAAAATTCTCTTGACTTTTTATCTGTCTTAAGTAATCAATGATTGTTTCAAATTAATGATGGTTAAAATATTTTTTGTAAAAAACATGCATCTCTTGGTGCAGAGGAGTTAATAAGTAATGAGTGCAGAATCTAAAACACTTGCCGGTGCCAAGAAAACCGATAAAGGCGTAGAAGTTAACGGTTTTCTTTGCCACACTGTAGTTGAAAAATGTGAAGGTTGTGATCGTGTGCGTGAATTTGAAGGGCAAAGTTTTTGTGCTTCTTATCCTCAGCCTGAGCGTAAATGGTCTTTAGGGCGTTGTAACTTTGCGACTCACGTTAAAGAAGCTCAAGCTGCCGGTGCTAAAGTTAACCCGCTTAAAGCTTCTAAGCGTAGTACTGCGTCAAAACGTAAGTAATCTTTATACTTTTTTAAAGTTTATAGACACAAAGAACCTGTTGATAAAGCAGGTTTTTTGTGTTTTCGCAATTGTTGAATTCTGCTTGCGAATTGAAAAAATATAGTGTATCTTCTTTTCTCTTTATAATATAACCATTTTTAAAACAGTAAATATAACACAATGCTAAACAATATTCTGAAATATTTGGATACAACCAGAGAGCGAGTTATTGAAATTCAGAGTGCTTTAACTGAAAAAATTGCGATAGGTCCGGAAAACAACGGAGTCGGAGAACAGGAAAAAGCTAAGTTTTTAGTAGATACCTTAAAAAAACTCGGTGTGAATGATATTACTGTTTATGATTCTCTTGATCCTCGAGTGCCGAGTGGTAAGCGTCCCAATATTGTCGCCAAGGTGAATCTTGTTCGAGATACTACTGAAAAAGTAAAAACTCTTTGGGTCGCAGGACACATGGACGTTGTTCCGGCCGGAGAATTAAGTCTTTGGAGTTCTGATCCTTTTAAACTTAAGGTTGATGGCGATTATATTATTGGAAGAGGGGTTGAAGACAACCAGCAAGCGATAACTAGTGCTTTATTGGCAACAGAAGCCTTGTTGTATTCTCAACAAAATAATAATGTAACACAAACTCCTAAATATAATTTAGGGTTACTTTTTGTTGCTGATGAAGAAACAGGTAATAAACATGGAATACAGTTTTTACTTGAACAACATGCTGAACTTTTTGACAAAGAAGATATATTTTTAATTCCCGATTATGGGAATAATGAAGGTTCAGATATTGAAATCGCCGAAAAAACACAACTTTGGCTCAAAGTAACTGTTTTAGGGCGACAATGCCACGCCTCTACACCAGATTGCGGGATAAACTCATTAAAAGCTGCGGCTGCTTGTATCTTAAGCGTTGATAATATGCACAAGCGTTTTTCGAAGGAAAATTCCTTGTTTAATCCTACAATAAGCACTTTTTCACCCACCAAAAAAGAACTGAACGTAGAGAATATTAATACTATTCCGGGTAAAGACGTTTTTTATATTGATTGTAGAATTATTCCTGAAACCGCAGTTGAAGATGTGTTATCAGAAATGAAGGATTTATTGGAAAAAACTGCCGGTAAATATGGTGCATCAGTGAACATTGAAATAGTTCAACTTTCACCTCAAACTCCATCAGAATCAAATAACTCTGAATTTTTTCTTAAACTCAAAAAAGCCATTAAAAACTTTTATAACGTTGATTCCAGAGCTGTTGGAATAGGCGGCGGAACTGTTGCCGGTTTATTAAGAGCCAAAGGTTTTTCGGCCTTGGTCTGGTCTAAACTTATTCCTAATCCGCATGTTCCAAACGAAAAAAGCCGTATTTCCTGTAATATTGGAGATGCTAAAGTTATAGTCGAATTATTGTTTTAGTTTTTTCAACCTAGGAACTTTATAATTTTTTGAGGAGTATGTATGTCTGTTGGGGCTGTTAACAATACTGCGGTTAAGAATAGAATTGACTATCTTGATTTTGTAAAAGGTTTGGCAATTATTAGCGTTGTGTTGCTTCATACTTTACCGTCTGGGTGGTTAAAACCTATTTTTGCCGTGTTTCATATCTGGCAAGCAGTTCCGGTTTTTATTTTTGTTGCCGGAATAACAGGTTGTATTACTTGGGAAAGAAGAAAAAAGAATATCTCAGCTTATTATAAAGACTTACCGTCAAAGATATGGGGTCTTTATTTACCTTATATTATTGCTGTATTATTATATCAATTATATGTTTTTGATTTTATGAATCCTTTTCATTTTGTTACTAGTATTTTATCCGGATCAGTCGGTCCGGGTGGTTATTTCGTAAGTTTAATCGTTCAACATATGTTAATTTTTCCCTTTATTTTAATGTTGCGTGATAAACTTGGCAATGACAATAAATTTCTTTTAGCCTGTCTGTTTATTTCATTTTTATTGGAATGGTTATTCGTATCGGCTTGTGCGGCTGACCCTAATGCAGACAACATGTTTTATCGCTTTTTTTATGGGCGTTATTTGTTTGTTGCGGCTTTGGGTGCGACTTTTTACAATAATCAAAGTTTGTTTTCGGCGTTTAAATTACGAGTTTTATCAGGAATCAGTATTGTTTATATTATTTTGACGCTATATTTTGGAATTTCGCTTTCATTTATTCCAAACGAGTGGAACCCACAACATTATCCTTCTTATTTTTATACTTATTTATTAGTAGCTTGGCTTGTAAAAAATAAAAATAAGGTCTCTGATTCATTACACCATATTATTTCTAAATTTGGTAAAAATTCGTATGATATTTTTATCACTCAACTTTTTATTTTCAGTACTTTTGGCGTAAGTATGCGTCATGGATTTTTTACGGCGTTATTATTGCCTTTTATTTGCTTATATGGTGGTTTGTTGGTGGCTTATTTGAAAAAGAAATATACCTTAATATGAAAAATATTAATTTGTTTTTGCTATTTTTAGCTGTATGTTTACTTTCTGGTTGTGGGCTTGCACAAGCTGGGGCATTATCAGCTTTTGAAAGTAATTATCATTTTCCTGATGATGCTTCTCGTGAAAAGGTTTTAAGCATTGCCGAAAAATATCCTTTAGAAGCCTTAGTAAGTAGTAAGTTTTATGAAGTAGCCACTCCAAATGATGTTGAAAAAATAATAAATATATATGGAGCTTCTTTAAAAAATAAAAATAAAAGAAGTTTTAGTGTGGGGAGTAAAAGTGAATGGGGTGGTAGTGCACTTGTAGGGATATTGCTACCAATATATCAACTAGAAAGTGATGCTCAAGACCCACTAACTATAGCCTTAAAACATTCGCCTCATGTTGAAGTTATTAAAAAATTAGTACAAGCTGGCTGTAACCCCATTGGTCGATCAAAAGATTATGCTGAACGCGGACACAATCGCGGGTACAATCCAGAAATTTTATCTTATTTATTAAGTTATTCTCCCAATATTCCCGAAATAGGAAAAGTATTACAACAGAGAGCAAGGGGGTATAGCTATGATGAGCCTGATGATCTAGAATTTATGCGTGTTTTATTAACACAGACAAAAAATTTAGGCACAAAAGAGCTAAACTATCAAGAGGAATACGATTCAAAAACCCCTTTAATGAACGTTTGTGGTCGTGGTAACAATCATGGTAACAGCAATGAACAATTAGTATTTTTGTTGTTACAACTTGGTGCAGACTCGGAGATAACACTTAAAAACGGTGAACGAGCAATTGGTTTCGCTTTAGAACGAGGAAACTATAATATAGCCAAAGAAATGATAAAATATGGTGTGAATACAACTTATCTTACTAATAAAAATGAAACACTCCTCAACAAGGCTGTACCTAAATATCAACAAGAACCTGACCATGAATTATTTTTAATGCTTGCTTCTAAAGTGGAAGCAACAGGAGAAGCAGGACAAAATGCTTTAAAAGCAGCTATTTATGTTGGCAGTGTAGAGGCTACAAAAATTTTAATAAAACGAGGGGCAAAGTTAAATTCGACTACAACTTACGATATAGGAGAATGGACACCAAAACAAAAAGAGGTAATTGCCTTAAAGACACCAAAACAAAAAGAAATGATTGCCTTACAGAAATTAAAACAAAAAGAAATGATTGCCTTTTTAAAAAAAAATGGGATGAAGTTTAATACAATTAGCTAACGATATAATATCATTTTAAGTGTCAATAGTTCATAAAGTGCTTGCAAAATTTATATTTGCTTGTTATCTCATAGAACGAATTTGTTATATTGCTTTTTAAGGAGTTACCCATGAGCGGGGAAGAAACCGGAATTGTAGAAACTGAAAGCTTTGCTGATTTATTGGACGCACATAGTAAAGCCACTGAAAATCTTCGTCAAGGTATGCGTGTTAAGTGTACCGTTGTGGCGATTACTGTAGACACAATCTTT encodes:
- a CDS encoding ankyrin repeat domain-containing protein — its product is MKNINLFLLFLAVCLLSGCGLAQAGALSAFESNYHFPDDASREKVLSIAEKYPLEALVSSKFYEVATPNDVEKIINIYGASLKNKNKRSFSVGSKSEWGGSALVGILLPIYQLESDAQDPLTIALKHSPHVEVIKKLVQAGCNPIGRSKDYAERGHNRGYNPEILSYLLSYSPNIPEIGKVLQQRARGYSYDEPDDLEFMRVLLTQTKNLGTKELNYQEEYDSKTPLMNVCGRGNNHGNSNEQLVFLLLQLGADSEITLKNGERAIGFALERGNYNIAKEMIKYGVNTTYLTNKNETLLNKAVPKYQQEPDHELFLMLASKVEATGEAGQNALKAAIYVGSVEATKILIKRGAKLNSTTTYDIGEWTPKQKEVIALKTPKQKEMIALQKLKQKEMIAFLKKNGMKFNTIS